In a single window of the Numenius arquata chromosome 22, bNumArq3.hap1.1, whole genome shotgun sequence genome:
- the NNMT gene encoding nicotinamide N-methyltransferase, translating to MALGGMNTPAAFTGTEVYQRSFNPGEYLRAFYTLSNSQGQPNTFLMQNLRSLWKMFSLEGLRGETLIDVGCGPTIYQLLSACEHFQEIIALDYTDQNRRELEKWLKKEAGAFNWRPVVEYVCELEGDKEKWAEKEEKLRQKVRQVLKCDVTKANPTDPVSLPPADCVVSTLCLEAACKDLATFRSALRNVGTLLKPGGHLVMVTVLRETYYAFNNMVFSCLHLEKNVVEEAVEGAGFDVMFSEVQPCLLGDGSADCEAVLSLVARRRAPISG from the exons ATGGCTCTGGGCGGCATGAACACCCCGGCAGCCTTCACCGGCACAGAGGTTTACCAGCGGAGCTTCAACCCGGGGGAGTACTTGAGAGCGTTTTACACCCTGAGCAACAGCCAGGGGCAGCCCAACACCTTCCTGATGCAAAACCTGAGGAGCCTGTGGAAGATGTTTTCCTTGG AGGGGCTGAGGGGCGAGACCCTGATAGATGTCGGCTGTGGCCCCACCATCTACCAGCTTCTGTCGGCTTGTGAGCACTTCCAGGAGATCATTGCCTTGGACTACACGGACCAGAACCGCCGGGAGCTGGAGAAGTGGCTGAAGAAGGAAGCGGGAGCCTTCAACTGGAGGCCGGTGGTGGAATATGTTTGTGAGCTGGAAGGGGACAA GGAGAAGTGGGCTGAGAAAGAGGAGAAACTGAGACAGAAGGTGAGGCAGGTTCTGAAGTGCGACGTGACCAAAGCCAACCCCACGgaccctgtgtccctgccaccCGCCGACTGTGTCGTCTCCACCCTCTGCTTGGAGGCCGCCTGCAAGGACCTGGCCACCTTCCGCAGTGCCCTGAGGAACGTGGGCACCCTCCTGAAGCCGGGGGGGCACCTGGTGATGGTCACCGTCCTGCGGGAAACCTACTACGCCTTCAACAACATGGTCTTCTCCTGCCTCCACCTGGAGAAAAACGTGGTGGAGGAAGCTGTGGAGGGTGCTGGCTTCGACGTGATGTTCAGCGAGGTCCAGCCGTGCCTCCTGGGTGATGGCAGCGCCGACTGCGAGGCCGTGCTGAGCCTGGTGGCCCGCAGGCGCGCCCCCATCAGTGGGTAG